The following proteins come from a genomic window of Macadamia integrifolia cultivar HAES 741 chromosome 14, SCU_Mint_v3, whole genome shotgun sequence:
- the LOC122061763 gene encoding cytokinin dehydrogenase 9-like, producing MIILRCIGFLFLSCIAARMNTFSNLPSIIPTASDLESAIISSLKTLKLDGHFSFDNVHHAAMDFGNQSHSLPCAILHPESVSDIAKTIKHIFHMGTSSMLTVAARGHGHSVQGQSQAHGGVVINMESLREPEMQVHAGELPFMDVSGGELLINILHESLKYGLAPKSWTDYLRLTIGGTLSNAGISGQAFQHGPQISNVYQLEVVTGKGEVMNCSEKQNADLFYSVLGGLGQFGIIAHARIALEPAPKMVKWIRVLYSNFSKFSEDQEYLISAENTFDYIEGFVIINKTGLLNNWRSSFNPQDPVQARQFNSEGKTLYCLEMAKNFNPDENDIRNQEVESLLSQLRYIPSTLFLTEVSYLDFLDRVHESEIKLRSKGLWEVPHPWLNLLIPRTRIHEFAEEVFGNILRNTSNGPILIYPLNKSRWDGRTSAVTPEEDIFYLVAFLSSAVPASTGTDGLEHLLTQNKRILDFCETARLGMKQYLPHYTNQEEWQTHFGPHWEIFVQRKSAYDPLAILAPGQKIFQKQYHSHNIGLPYNQYLQKGQLKHITKNDRVL from the exons ATGATAATCCTCAGGTGTATTGGGTTTTTGTTCTTGAGTTGTATAGCAGCTAGAATGAACACATTCTCCAACCTCCCTTCCATCATCCCTACTGCATCAGATTTGGAGTCCGCCATCATCTCTTCATTGAAAACACTGAAGCTTGATgggcatttttcttttgataatgtTCACCATGCAGCCATGGACTTTGGCAACCAATCCCATTCCCTTCCATGTGCAATCCTACATCCGGAGTCAGTTTCAGATATTGCGAAAACCATAAAGCATATCTTCCATATGGGTACCAGCTCAATGCTCACAGTTGCAGCTAGAGGCCACGGCCACTCAGTTCAAGGCCAGTCACAAGCCCATGGAGGCGTTGTCATCAACATGGAATCACTCCGGGAACCAGAAATGCAGGTTCATGCCGGTGAGCTCCCTTTCATGGATGTCTCTGGTGGTGAGCTTTTGATAAATATCCTGCATGAAAGCCTGAAATATGGGCTTGCGCCGAAATCTTGGACAGACTATCTCCGTCTCACTATTGGTGGAACTCTGTCCAATGCTGGGATCAGTGGGCAAGCATTCCAGCACGGACCACAGATCAGTAATGTCTACCAGCTAGAAGTTGTCACAG GAAAAGGAGAAGTGATGAACTGTTCAGAGAAACAGAATGCAGACCTGTTTTACAGTGTCCTTGGAGGACTGGGTCAATTTGGGATCATAGCCCATGCTAGAATTGCTCTTGAACCTGCACCCAAGATG GTGAAATGGATAAGAGTTTTATACTCAAACTTCTCCAAATTTTCCGAGGACCAGGAGTATTTAATATCTGCTGAGAATACCTTTGACTACATTGAAGGATTTGTGATCATAAACAAGACAGGTTTACTTAATAACTGGAGATCTTCCTTCAATCCTCAAGACCCAGTTCAAGCCAGACAATTCAACTCAGAGGGCAAGACTCTCTATTGCCTAGAAATGGCCAAAAACTTCAACCCAGACGAGAATGACATCAGGAACCAG GAAGTGGAAAGCCTTTTGTCTCAACTAAGATATATTCCATCAACGCTTTTCCTAACAGAGGTCTCATACCTGGACTTCCTAGACAGAGTGCATGAATCTGAGATAAAGCTCCGTTCGAAAGGCCTGTGGGAAGTTCCACACCCATGGCTCAATCTTCTAATTCCAAGAACCAGAATCCATGAATTTGCTGAAGAGGTCTTTGGAAACATTCTTAGAAATACTAGCAATGGTCCTATTCTCATTTATCCACTTAACAAATCCAG GTGGGACGGCAGGACTTCTGCAGTAACCCCAGAGGAAGATATTTTCTACCTAGTGGCATTCCTTTCCTCAGCAGTGCCTGCTTCCACAGGAACCGATGGTTTGGAACACCTTTTAACCCAGAACAAAAGAATTCTAGACTTCTGTGAAACAGCTCGCCTTGGGATGAAGCAGTATCTACCTCATTACACCAACCAGGAAGAGTGGCAAACGCACTTCGGCCCTCATTGGGAAATCTTCGTGCAACGAAAATCTGCGTACGACCCTTTAGCTATCCTTGCTCCTGGCCAGAAGATTTTTCAAAAGCAATACCATTCTCATAATATTGGCCTTCCATATAACCAATACTTACAAAAAGGGCAATTAAAGCATATAACCAAGAACGACAGGGTATTGTAA
- the LOC122061764 gene encoding uncharacterized protein LOC122061764 isoform X2: MRNGVAKSDSREMNVKDVPGKDSDTTEDTVEINRAGSNLRDAAEQGPASADIETSGDVNMEASVTADDIIKAGGFGARDDISSFLPVAIDSTDFEASLRDARDYEEPQGEISRPGLGWTDGKVSEE, translated from the coding sequence ATGAGAAATGGGGTAGCAAAATCTGATAGTCGAGAGATGAATGTGAAAGATGTTCCAGGAAAGGACTCAGATACTACAGAAGATACTGTAGAGATTAACAGAGCAGGTAGCAATCTTAGGGATGCTGCAGAACAAGGACCTGCTTCAGCTGATATTGAGACGTCTGGAGATGTCAACATGGAGGCTTCTGTAACAGCTGACGATATTATAAAAGCTGGTGGCTTTGGTGCTAGAGATGATATAAGTAGTTTTCTTCCTGTTGCAATTGATTCTACTGACTTTGAAGCTTCTCTTCGTGATGCCCGGGACTATGAAGAACCGCAGGGGGAAATCTCCAGGCCAGGTCTTGGATGGACTGATGGTAAAGTGTCAGAAGAGTGA
- the LOC122061764 gene encoding uncharacterized protein LOC122061764 isoform X1 — MEYGAVEHIKDENEDSMRNGVAKSDSREMNVKDVPGKDSDTTEDTVEINRAGSNLRDAAEQGPASADIETSGDVNMEASVTADDIIKAGGFGARDDISSFLPVAIDSTDFEASLRDARDYEEPQGEISRPGLGWTDGKVSEE; from the exons ATGGAATATGGTGCAGTTGAACATATAAAAG ATGAGAATGAAGACAGCATGAGAAATGGGGTAGCAAAATCTGATAGTCGAGAGATGAATGTGAAAGATGTTCCAGGAAAGGACTCAGATACTACAGAAGATACTGTAGAGATTAACAGAGCAGGTAGCAATCTTAGGGATGCTGCAGAACAAGGACCTGCTTCAGCTGATATTGAGACGTCTGGAGATGTCAACATGGAGGCTTCTGTAACAGCTGACGATATTATAAAAGCTGGTGGCTTTGGTGCTAGAGATGATATAAGTAGTTTTCTTCCTGTTGCAATTGATTCTACTGACTTTGAAGCTTCTCTTCGTGATGCCCGGGACTATGAAGAACCGCAGGGGGAAATCTCCAGGCCAGGTCTTGGATGGACTGATGGTAAAGTGTCAGAAGAGTGA